From the Scophthalmus maximus strain ysfricsl-2021 chromosome 11, ASM2237912v1, whole genome shotgun sequence genome, one window contains:
- the ilvbl gene encoding 2-hydroxyacyl-CoA lyase 2 — protein MEPVFGGSSVLGCAAGVAAGVAAGGLLLAAYKLGLLYQLFHKTETQSPRHGGESVAEVLRAHGIKYVFTLVGGHISPILVACEKVGIRIVDTRHEATAVFAADAVARLSGTVGVAAVTAGPGLTNTVTAVKNAQMAESPLLLIGGAAGTLLQGRGALQDIDQMSLFKPLCKFCASIRTIREIVPTVRKALAVAQSGTPGPVFIEFPIDTLYPYHLVSKEFGVKNPPKGLMGKIVSWYLGNHLMNLFAGAWETRDVSPLPVDIPQATDDQVQRCIELVSRAKKPVILLGSQATLPPTPVDDIRKALEDLGIPCFLGGMSRGMLGKNSPIHIRQNRRDALKEADLVLLAGTVCDFRLSYGRVLNRRSKIIAVNRDKTQLLKNSDMFWKPTIAIQGDAGSLLVRLSKGLKGHRCPAEWPQGLKAGDDTKENKNRSKADEKTDHHLNPLKVLHCVDELMAEDSIIVADGGDFVGSAAYIMRPRGPMRWLDPGAFGTLGVGGGFALGAKLCRPDSEVWIVYGDGSLGYSVAEFDTFTRHKTPVIALVGNDACWSQIAREQVPILGSNVACGLAFTDYHIVADGYGGKGYLVGREDEDRLSDVIRRAQKECEAGTATLLNVLIGKTNFREGSISV, from the exons ATGGAGCCGGTGTTCGGCGGCAGCAGCGTCCTCGGATGCGCGGCGGGCGTCGCGGCGGGCGTCGCGGCGGGCGGGCTCCTGCTCGCCGCCTACAAACTGGGCTTACTCTACCAGTTGTTCCACAAG aCCGAAACACAGAGTCCGCGGCACGGCGGCGAGAGCGTGGCCGAGGTGCTGCGCGCCCACGGGATCAAGTACGTGTTCACCCTGGTCGGCGGACACATCTCGCCCATCCTGGTGGCCTGCGAGAAGGTCGGCATCCGCATCGTGGACACCAGACACGAAGCCACCGCCGTCTTTGCCGCCGACGCCGTGGCGAGGCTGTCAG GCACTGTCGGTGTAGCAGCGGTCACCGCAGGCCCGGGCCTCACCAACACGGTGACGGCGGTGAAGAATGCCCAGATGGCTGAATCTCCGTTGCTTCTGAttggaggagctgctgggacgctgctgcag GGCAGAGGAGCGCTGCAAGACATCGACCAGATGTCGCTGTTCAAGCCGCTGTGCAAGTTCTGTGCGTCCATCAGGACCATCAGAGAGATCGTGCCCACGGTCAGGAAGGCCCTGGCCGTCGCCCAGTCCGGAACTCCCGGTCCAGTTTTCATAGAGTTCCCCATCGACACACTCTACCCCTACCACCTGGTGTCCAAAGAGTTCGGGGTTAAGAACCCGCCCAAAGGCCTGATGGGGAAAATTGTCTCGTG GTACCTGGGCAACCACCTCATGAACCTGTTCGCCGGAGCCTGGGAAACAAGAGACGTGTCTCCGCTCCCCGTCGACATCCCACAAGCCACAGACGATCAG GTACAAAGGTGCATCGAGCTGGTGAGTCGAGCCAAGAAACCAGTCATTCTGCTCGGCAGCCAAGCAACACTACCCCCAACGCCGGTCGATGACATCAG GAAAGCCTTGGAGGACCTGGGCATCCCCTGCTTCCTGGGGGGCATGTCTCGTGGCATGCTGGGTAAAAACAGTCCCATCCACATCCGACAGAACAGGAGAGACGCTCTGAAGGAAGCCGACTTGGTGCTCTTAGCAG GCACCGTGTGCGACTTCCGCCTGAGCTACGGCAGAGTTCTCAACAGGCGAAGCAAGATCATCGCTGTCAACAGAGATAAAACGCAGCTGCTGAAAAACTCTGATATGTTCTGGAAGCCTACGATAGCAATTCAGG GCGACGCTGGCTCGTTGTTAGTGCGGCTCTCTAAAGGCCTGAAGGGCCACCGCTGTCCGGCGGAATGGCCCCAGGGCCTCAAAGCTGGAGATGACACCAAAGAAAATAAGAACAG GTCTAAAGCTGATGAGAAGACCGATCATCACCTGAATCCACTGAAAGTCCTGCACTGTGTGGACGAGCTGATGGCGGAGGACAGCATCATTGTTGCCGACGGCGGGGATTTTGTCGGAAGTGCTGCGTACATAATGAGACCAAGAGGACCGATGCGCTGGCTGGATCCGG GAGCCTTCGGGACCCTGGGCGTTGGAGGAGGATTTGCCCTGGGGGCAAAACTGTGCCGGCCGGACTCTGAG GTGTGGATCGTTTACGGTGACGGCTCCCTAGGATACAGCGTTGCAGAGTTTGACACGTTCACGAGACACAAG ACACCGGTTATCGCCTTGGTGGGAAACGACGCGTGTTGGAGTCAGATCGCCAGAGAGCAGGTTCCCATCCTCGGCAGCAACGTGGCATGTGGCCTCGCATTCACAG ATTATCACATCGTGGCAGACGGGTACGGGGGGAAGGGCTACCTGGTAGGGCGCGAGGACGAGGACAGGCTGAGCGACGTCATCCGACGGGCTCAGAAGGAATGCGAGGCGGGCACGGCGACGCTCCTCAACGTCCTGATAGGGAAGACCAACTTCAGAGAGGGCTCCATCTCCGtttag